The Pseudochaenichthys georgianus chromosome 8, fPseGeo1.2, whole genome shotgun sequence genome has a segment encoding these proteins:
- the nudt1 gene encoding oxidized purine nucleoside triphosphate hydrolase — MLSSKLLTLVLVVQPGRVLLGMKKRGFGAGKWNGFGGKVQPGETIEEGARRELQEESGLTVDALEKVGNLKFEFVGETELMDVHVFRADSYNGEPTESEEMRPQWFDSDQIPFSEMWADDILWFPLMFQKKKFVGYFKFQGHDVILSQKLEEVEEL, encoded by the exons ATGTTGAGCTCCAAGCTGCTGACCCTGGTTCTGGTGGTGCAGCCGGGCAGGGTGCTGCTcggcatgaagaagagggggttTGGGGCCGGGAAGTGGAACGGTTTTGGGGGAAAGGTTCAACCTGGAGAAACTATTGAAGAGGGTGCAAGGAG AGAGCTGCAAGAAGAAAGTGGTCTCACGGTGGATGCTCTCGAGAAGGTCGGAAACCTCAAGTTTGAATTTGTTGGAGAAACGGAGCTGATGGATGTCCATGTTTTCAGAGCTGACAGTTATAATGGAGAGCCAACAGAGTCAGAAG aAATGCGGCCTCAGTGGTTTGACAGTGACCAGATTCCCTTCAGTGAAATGTGGGCTGATGACATCCTGTGGTTCCCACTGATGTTCCAGAAGAAGAAATTTGTCGGATACTTTAAGTTTCAGGGTCATGATGTGATCCTCAGCCAGAAACTGGAGGAAGTGGAGGAACTGTGA